Proteins found in one Canis lupus baileyi chromosome 26, mCanLup2.hap1, whole genome shotgun sequence genomic segment:
- the DEFB119 gene encoding beta-defensin 119 isoform X1, which translates to MKFFLFFVILLAMEPVISEECWMNGKCRLVCKSDEDSVVRCENRKRCCVPSRYLTVQPMTVERIEPETVPHTPKPVKHKHRPDSKQNRNVHGR; encoded by the exons ATgaagtttttcctcttttttgtcaTCCTTCTGGCCATGGAACCAGTGATATCAG AAGAGTGTTGGATGAATGGAAAATGCCGGTTGGTGTGCAAAAGTGATGAAGACAGTGTCGTACGCTGCGAAAATCGTAAACGGTGCTGTGTCCCTAGTCGCTACTTAACGGTCCAGCCAATGACTGTTGAAAGAATAGAACCTGAGACCGTTCCTCACACACCCAAACCTGTGAAACATAAGCACAGACCTGACAGTAAACAGAACAGAAATGTACATGGTAGATAG
- the DEFB121 gene encoding beta-defensin 121 isoform X2, with amino-acid sequence MKLILLMLAVALLLVQVTQAMSCWGKLGRCRATCEKNEVFHILCTNEAKCCVHPKHVPIGAGSSSAPESLGH; translated from the exons ATGAAGCTCATTCTCCTGATGTTGGCTGTTGCCCTGCTCCTGGTCCAGGTCACCCAAG CCATGTCTTGCTGGGGTAAGTTGGGAAGGTGCAGAGCAACGTGTGAGAAGAATGAAGTATTCCATATATTGTGCACCAATGAAGCTAAGTGTTGTGTACACCCCAAGCATGTGCCTATCGGAGCTGGATCCTCAAGCGCACCTGAAAGCCTGGG GCattaa
- the DEFB121 gene encoding beta-defensin 121 isoform X1, translated as MKLILLMLAVALLLVQVTQAMSCWGKLGRCRATCEKNEVFHILCTNEAKCCVHPKHVPIGAGSSSAPESLGPALLVELSAMMECPSSVLSNMVTTSQKWLLSI; from the exons ATGAAGCTCATTCTCCTGATGTTGGCTGTTGCCCTGCTCCTGGTCCAGGTCACCCAAG CCATGTCTTGCTGGGGTAAGTTGGGAAGGTGCAGAGCAACGTGTGAGAAGAATGAAGTATTCCATATATTGTGCACCAATGAAGCTAAGTGTTGTGTACACCCCAAGCATGTGCCTATCGGAGCTGGATCCTCAAGCGCACCTGAAAGCCTGGG GCCAGCACTGCTggtagaactttctgcaatgatggagTGTCCCAGCTCTGTGTTGTCTAATATGGTAACTACTAGCCAGAAGTGGCTATTGAGCATTTGA